Proteins from one Triticum aestivum cultivar Chinese Spring chromosome 7A, IWGSC CS RefSeq v2.1, whole genome shotgun sequence genomic window:
- the LOC123151766 gene encoding uncharacterized protein isoform X2, with protein sequence MDYFQPVSNRHCLRCYAVMSSVLAHKAIVSPARGGRTRPAMEHGTSLAAALWGHEHLPLLARARSKDSVEYILQALWRTRRTGLDAADRAIVRDILQLPSDSELDPLLVCLRILTRRCVHDNIAKEEIPKLFPAEVLPELQRLLTLLLQKFQPEWREDTLKDQASAANSGTTEGHLSKNQDALEQPATAQIHCGASSTKVSSESGEKEGKLQLAKDSLDKMLNDVYPVRGKVSNAVRQYQRGSWRSSKKHLGKDDCAASFLAPRAFFKSLVDNIFATRIIVFFIRQNATSAMFFGLYWSTP encoded by the exons ATGGACTACTTTCAGCCCGTTAGCAATCGACATTGCCTTCGCTGCTACGCAGTCATGTCTTCTGTCTTAGCCCACAAGGCCATAGTCTCCCCTGCCCGCGGCGGCAGAACACGGCCGGCGATGGAGCACGGGACGTCATTGGCGGCGGCGCTCTGGGGGCACGAGCACCTCCCGCTGCTGGCCCGCGCGCGCTCCAAGGACTCGGTAGAGTACATCCTGCAGGCCCTTTGGCGCACCCGCCGCACCGGCCTCGACGCCGCCGACCGCGCCATCGTCCGCGACATCCTCCAGCTCCCCTCCGACTCCGAGCTCGACCCC CTCTTGGTGTGCCTCCGGATATTGACCCGCAGGTGCGTCCATGACAACATCGCGAAGGAGGAGATTCCGAAGCTTTTCCCTGCAGAGGTGTTGCCCGAGCTGCAAAGGCTGCTCACTTTGCTCCTGCAGAAGTTTCAGCCGGAGTGGCGAGAGGACACCTTAAAGGATCAG GCATCCGCGGCGAATTCGGGAACAACAGAAGGCCATTTGAGTAAAAATCAAGACGCGTTAGAGCAACCAGCTACTGCACAG ATTCACTGTGGTGCATCATCAACAAAGGTGTCGTCTGAATCAGGAGAGAAAGAAGGGAAGCTACAGTTAGCTAAGGATTCCTTAGACAAAATGCTCAACGATGTATACCCAGTCAGGGGCAAAGTGTCAAATGCTGTGA GGCAATACCAACGGGGGTCATGGAGAAGCAGCAAGAAGCACTTAGGAAAGGATGATTGTGCTGCTTCTTTTTTAGCTCCGAGGGCATTTTTTAAATCATTGGTAGATAACATCTTTGCAACTAGAATTATTGTGTTCTTTATCAGACAGAACGCAACTTCTGCCATGTTCTTCGGTCTTTACTGGTCTACGCCCTAG
- the LOC123151766 gene encoding uncharacterized protein isoform X1 has product MDYFQPVSNRHCLRCYAVMSSVLAHKAIVSPARGGRTRPAMEHGTSLAAALWGHEHLPLLARARSKDSVEYILQALWRTRRTGLDAADRAIVRDILQLPSDSELDPLLVCLRILTRRCVHDNIAKEEIPKLFPAEVLPELQRLLTLLLQKFQPEWREDTLKDQASAANSGTTEGHLSKNQDALEQPATAQIHCGASSTKVSSESGEKEGKLQLAKDSLDKMLNDVYPVRGKVSNAGNTNGGHGEAARST; this is encoded by the exons ATGGACTACTTTCAGCCCGTTAGCAATCGACATTGCCTTCGCTGCTACGCAGTCATGTCTTCTGTCTTAGCCCACAAGGCCATAGTCTCCCCTGCCCGCGGCGGCAGAACACGGCCGGCGATGGAGCACGGGACGTCATTGGCGGCGGCGCTCTGGGGGCACGAGCACCTCCCGCTGCTGGCCCGCGCGCGCTCCAAGGACTCGGTAGAGTACATCCTGCAGGCCCTTTGGCGCACCCGCCGCACCGGCCTCGACGCCGCCGACCGCGCCATCGTCCGCGACATCCTCCAGCTCCCCTCCGACTCCGAGCTCGACCCC CTCTTGGTGTGCCTCCGGATATTGACCCGCAGGTGCGTCCATGACAACATCGCGAAGGAGGAGATTCCGAAGCTTTTCCCTGCAGAGGTGTTGCCCGAGCTGCAAAGGCTGCTCACTTTGCTCCTGCAGAAGTTTCAGCCGGAGTGGCGAGAGGACACCTTAAAGGATCAG GCATCCGCGGCGAATTCGGGAACAACAGAAGGCCATTTGAGTAAAAATCAAGACGCGTTAGAGCAACCAGCTACTGCACAG ATTCACTGTGGTGCATCATCAACAAAGGTGTCGTCTGAATCAGGAGAGAAAGAAGGGAAGCTACAGTTAGCTAAGGATTCCTTAGACAAAATGCTCAACGATGTATACCCAGTCAGGGGCAAAGTGTCAAATGCT GGCAATACCAACGGGGGTCATGGAGAAGCAGCAAGAAGCACTTAG